A window of Patescibacteria group bacterium contains these coding sequences:
- a CDS encoding FAD-dependent oxidoreductase has protein sequence MLYDLIIIGAGPAGYTSAIYAARYKINTLVLAKEIGGLAMSAPKVENWPGVLGKTGIELMADFKKHVEHYGVKILMEEISDIKKENNLFTILTETQHYQAKSIILALGSERRKLNIPGEKELTGKGVAYCATCDAIFCKNKIIAVVGGGNSAAVSALLLSEYVSKVYMIYRKSKLKAEPIWVDQILKNKKIEIIYNANVIEAKGEKFLEKIVLDNKKELQVGGLFIEIGAKPQTELAKCLNVKLDKNNLIIIDQACKTNVDGVFAAGDITTGSNELKQIVTAASEGAISATSVYEYLKASNK, from the coding sequence ATGTTATACGATTTAATTATAATTGGTGCCGGACCAGCAGGTTACACATCAGCAATTTACGCAGCTAGATACAAAATCAATACTTTAGTTTTGGCAAAAGAAATCGGTGGTCTAGCAATGTCTGCTCCGAAAGTAGAGAACTGGCCAGGTGTTTTAGGAAAAACAGGAATTGAATTAATGGCTGATTTTAAAAAACACGTTGAGCATTATGGTGTTAAAATTTTAATGGAAGAAATTTCAGATATTAAAAAAGAAAATAATCTTTTCACAATTTTAACAGAAACTCAACATTATCAAGCAAAGTCAATAATCTTAGCGCTAGGTTCAGAAAGACGAAAATTAAATATTCCTGGCGAAAAAGAATTAACTGGCAAAGGTGTTGCTTATTGCGCCACTTGTGATGCAATTTTCTGCAAAAATAAAATCATTGCAGTAGTTGGTGGTGGAAATTCAGCTGCTGTTTCAGCATTACTTTTATCTGAATATGTGAGCAAAGTTTACATGATTTATCGTAAATCAAAATTAAAAGCCGAACCAATATGGGTTGACCAGATTTTAAAAAATAAAAAAATAGAAATTATATATAATGCAAATGTAATTGAAGCAAAGGGTGAAAAATTTTTAGAAAAAATTGTTTTAGACAATAAAAAAGAATTACAAGTTGGCGGATTATTTATAGAAATTGGAGCTAAACCTCAAACAGAATTAGCAAAATGTTTAAATGTTAAATTAGATAAAAATAATTTAATCATTATTGATCAAGCTTGCAAAACAAATGTTGACGGCGTATTTGCAGCTGGCGATATTACAACTGGCTCAAATGAATTAAAACAAATTGTAACTGCAGCATCCGAAGGTGCAATTTCCGCTACATCAGTTTATGAATACTTAAAGGCGAGTAACAAGTAA